The window CGACGGCACGCACGGCGAGAAGACGTCGGCGGACGCGAAGAAGGACAGCCTCTTCTTCGGTGCGGAGTTCGCGAACGGGCTGCGCTACGGCGCCGCCGTCACCGCCCGCAGCAGGAGCGGCTCGGTCACTACGAGCGGCTCGCACATCGAGTTCACCCGGTGCGCCGACCTGACCGTGGTCATCAGCGGTGGATCGAACTACGCCCCCGACTCCACCGCCGGCTTCCGCGACCCGGGCCTCGATCCGGCGGCACTCGCCGTGACCAAGGTGCTGGACGCCGTGCGCAACTCCCCCACCTCACTCCTGCACACGCATGTCGCGGACCACCGGGACCAGTTCGGGGGGATGAGCGTCTCGCTGGGCACCTCGACCGCGGATCAGCGTGCGCTCGACACCTGGGAACGGCTCAAGTTCCGTACACAGCAGGACGTGCCCGATCCCGAACTCGAAGCGTTGTACCTACAGTTCGGGCGCTACCTGATGGTCGCCAGTTCACGGGACGGTCTTCCGGTGGCCCTCCAGGGTCCGTGGCTGGACGGCAACGATCCGGACTGGATGGGTGACTACCACACCGACGTCAACATCCAGATGAACTACTGGATGGCCGACCGGACGGGCCTCTCGCGCAACTTCGACGCGTTCACCGACTACTGTCTCGCGCAGCTTCCGGTGTGGTCGGAGCTCACCCGGAAGAACTTCAACGACCCCCGCAACCGGTTCCGCAACTCCTCCGGCAGGGTGGCCGGCTGGACCGTGGCGTACTCCACGAACATCCACGGCGGGCTCGGCTGGTGGTGGCACCCGCCGGGCAACGCCTGGCTCTGCAACTCGCTGTGGGAGCACTACGAGTACACGCGGGACCTCGCGCACGTGAAGAGGATCTACCCCCTGCTCAAGGGCGCGTGCGAGTTCTGGGAGACCCGGCTGGTGACCATGACGGTCACGGACGCGGAGACGGGCGGGCCGCGCGAGGTCCTCGTCGCCGACAAGGACTGGTCGCCCGAGCACGGCCCCCAGGACGCGAAGGGCATCACGTACGCGCAGGAGGTGGTCCGCCAGCTGTTCGTCAACTATCGCGAGGCCTGCCGGCTCCTGGGCAGGGACGCCGCGTTCGCCAGGACCGTGGCGGGGCTCCAGGAGCGGCTGTACATGCCGGAGGTCAGCCCGAAGACCGGCTGGCTGCAGGAGTGGATGTCCCCCGACAACCTCGGCGAGACCACGCACCGCCACCTCTCGCCGCTGATCGGGTTGTTCCCCGGCGACCGCATCCGCCCCGACGCCTCGCCCGCCGCGCTGGTGAAGGGCGCCACCGAGCTCCTGACCGCCCGCGGCATGGAGAGCTTCGGCTGGGCGAACGCGTGGCGTGCCCTGTGCTGGGCACGTCTGAAGCACGCGGACAACGCGTACGCGCTGGTGGTCAACAACCTGCGGCCTTCGGTCGACGGCAGCAACGGCAGTGCGATGAACCTCTTCGACATCTACGAGGTCGAGAAGGGCCGGGGGATCTTCCAGATCGAGTCGAACTTCGGCACCCCCGCCGCGATGATCGAGATGCTGCTCTACTCGCGGCCCGGGCACATCGAGCTGCTGCCCGCGCTGCCGGACGCGTGGGCGCGGTCCGGCTCGGTCACCGGCGTCGGCGCGCGCGGCGGGTTCGTCGTGGACCTGAGCTGGCGCGACGGCACGGTCCGTGAGGCGACGATCCGCAGTGTCGGCGGGCGCACGACGAAGGTCTCGGCCGGCGGCCGCACACGCGACGTGGACGTGCGGCCCGGCACGGCGGTCACCCTGCGGGACTTCGCGTGAGCGCGCCCGTACGCCGCACCGCGCGCCTCGGCCTGGTCGGCGCACTCACCCTCGCGGTCACGCTCCTGGGCCCGGCGCACGTCCCGTCGGCGGGCGCGGCGGGGCCTGCGGCCACTCCTCCCCCGCCCGCGAAGTCGGTCGTCACCTGGGCGGCGAGCGCCGACCGCCTGGGCGACGCCGCCGGCGACCGGAGCTACCGGCTCGTCCTGCGGACGAGCACCGGCGGCAAGGCGCTGCGGATCCGGGTGTCGAACGCCTTCGGCGACCGCCCCCTGGTCATCGGCAGTGCCTACGCCGGGCTGCACGACAGCGGCGCCGTGCTGCGCCGTGGCAGCAACAAGAGGCTCACGTTCGGCGACGAGCCGTCGGTGACCCTGGCGCCCGGCGAGATCCGCTACAGCGATCCTCTGCCCGGCAAGGTCGCGGCGATGAGCGATCTGGCCGTGAGCCTGTACGTGCGTGAAGCGGGTGGCCCGGCGAGCGGGCACGGGATGGCCATGCAGACGTCGTACGCCACGAGTGGCGAGCACGCGGCGGAGGAGACCGGCGGGGCGTACACGGAGCGGCTGGGGTCGTGGTTCTACCTCGACGCGGTCACCGTGGACGCGGACCGGGGCGCCGGCGGCGTGGTGACGCTCGGGGACTCCATCACGGACGGCTGGCAGTCGAGCAGCGACAGGAACCTGCGCTGGCCCGACTATCTGGCCCGACGTCTGCACGCCTCCCCGGCGGCCACGGTGAAGGGTGTGGCCAACGCGGGGATCTCGGGCAACAAGGTCCTGGCCGACGGCGCCGCGCAGAGCGCGCTCGGCCGGCTCGACCGTGACGTGCTGTCACTGCCGGGTGTGCGGACCGTCGTGCTGTTCGAGGGCGTCAACGACCTCAAGTCGCACAGCGGCGTCACCGCGGCCGATCTCATCGCGGGATACCGCGACATCATCGACCGGTCCCACGCGGCGGGCCTGTGTGTCGTGAGCGGCACCGTCCTGCCGTTCAAGGGCTGGTCGGAGTGGGATGCGCAGGCCGAGGCCGTGCGCACCGAGGTGAACGAGTGGATCCGCACGAGCGGAGCCGCGGACGCCGTGGCCGACTTCGACAAGGTGCTGCGCAGCCCGTACGACGCGCAGCGGATCCTGCCGACGTTCGACGGCGGCGACCACCTGCACCCGAACGACAAGGGCATGCAGGCGATGGCCGACTCGGTGGCTCTGCCCTCCCTGGAGTGCGAGCGGGGCTGACGGGGGCGACGGCAGGGGCGGTCCCGGGTCCGGGACCGCCCCTGCCGGTCTGTGGCTTTTCAGGGCAGGCGCGCCGCCGCCACGTGGATCCTGAAGGCGCACGCGATGTGCCCGTCCCCGTCGGCCGTGCCCGCCGTGCCCGCGAGGAAGCCCCTCCTCAGGGCCGCCACGGTGGCGCGGTCCAGCGGACCGAGGTCGTACATGCCGGACAGGGATCCCCACACCTGCTCGGCGGTGCCGCTCAGGTCGATACGTACGGTCTCCCAGTCAGTCGCGCCGAAGCCCGCGCTCCCGAGGACCTCGTCGAGTCCCTCGCGGGAGCGCGTTCTTCCGTCCCCGAGTGCCGGGACGCGCCGTGCCGACGGCACCTCGTCGAGCGCGGACCGCACCGACCCGCTGAACAGCTCGTACGCCTCGCCCCCGACCGCGCCGCCACCCAGCACGCAGGCCAGCACTCCGCCGGGCGACAGCACCCGGGCGACCTCCGCCGCGACCTGCTCGATGTCGGCCATCAGCATCAGCGCCATGTGCGAGACGCAGGCGTCGAAGCTGCCGTCGGCGAACGGAAGTTGCTGGGCCCTCCCCTGCTCCAGCCTCGCCCCGGAGAGGGCGGGCCGCCGGCGGGCCAGCGCCACCGATTCCGGCGAGAGGTCCACCCCGGCGAGGTGCCGCTCCTGGCTCGCGGCCAGGTGTTCGAGCAGCAGCCCGTCCCCGCACCCCAGGTCCAGGACGCGGCTGCTGCCGGTGACCCGGTCGCACAGGATCTCGTAGCTCGACCTCCCGTCCGGGCCACGGCCACGAGCGAACGCCGCGGCGGTGACCGCCGGGTGCTCGGCGTGGAAGGCCCGCAGGAAGGCTTCCTGTGATGCGGTGGTCGTCGTCATCCGCTCAACCTACGACGGCGCGCGACGGCCCGGCGAGGCATCGGCGCGAACCGCCTGTGCACCTCCCCGGGTCTCCTGCCGGGGCCCGAAGGGGTACGGCAACCAACCGGGCCCAGACCGGGTCCTATGCACCAGGGCCCCGTGTCGGCGGGGTGTCGTGCACGAGGGCGGAGCAGCTCTGTGAAGGTCCGCGAGGTGGTCAGGGGCGTCGGCGCCTTCTTGCGCGAGACGGTCGGCGAGGCCGT is drawn from Streptomyces sp. NBC_00178 and contains these coding sequences:
- a CDS encoding glycosyl hydrolase family 95 catalytic domain-containing protein, which encodes MFDQQQNRPVQTGPGDGPDPTRRRVLSLAAGVGALTALGGLPAFAATAPPRRPAVSPMLADGEGSTTRMWYRAPAGAKTMLERALPVGNGRLGALVGNDPGQELLFVSDATLWTGGINDQLESDGQFPYGRGDFGSLTQLAHVTVEIPDHDLGSVNGFRRELDVEQGLVVSGYTRSGVTYERRVYASHPDDVIVVHFSQRGGGHYTGTISLDGTHGEKTSADAKKDSLFFGAEFANGLRYGAAVTARSRSGSVTTSGSHIEFTRCADLTVVISGGSNYAPDSTAGFRDPGLDPAALAVTKVLDAVRNSPTSLLHTHVADHRDQFGGMSVSLGTSTADQRALDTWERLKFRTQQDVPDPELEALYLQFGRYLMVASSRDGLPVALQGPWLDGNDPDWMGDYHTDVNIQMNYWMADRTGLSRNFDAFTDYCLAQLPVWSELTRKNFNDPRNRFRNSSGRVAGWTVAYSTNIHGGLGWWWHPPGNAWLCNSLWEHYEYTRDLAHVKRIYPLLKGACEFWETRLVTMTVTDAETGGPREVLVADKDWSPEHGPQDAKGITYAQEVVRQLFVNYREACRLLGRDAAFARTVAGLQERLYMPEVSPKTGWLQEWMSPDNLGETTHRHLSPLIGLFPGDRIRPDASPAALVKGATELLTARGMESFGWANAWRALCWARLKHADNAYALVVNNLRPSVDGSNGSAMNLFDIYEVEKGRGIFQIESNFGTPAAMIEMLLYSRPGHIELLPALPDAWARSGSVTGVGARGGFVVDLSWRDGTVREATIRSVGGRTTKVSAGGRTRDVDVRPGTAVTLRDFA
- a CDS encoding SGNH/GDSL hydrolase family protein; protein product: MSAPVRRTARLGLVGALTLAVTLLGPAHVPSAGAAGPAATPPPPAKSVVTWAASADRLGDAAGDRSYRLVLRTSTGGKALRIRVSNAFGDRPLVIGSAYAGLHDSGAVLRRGSNKRLTFGDEPSVTLAPGEIRYSDPLPGKVAAMSDLAVSLYVREAGGPASGHGMAMQTSYATSGEHAAEETGGAYTERLGSWFYLDAVTVDADRGAGGVVTLGDSITDGWQSSSDRNLRWPDYLARRLHASPAATVKGVANAGISGNKVLADGAAQSALGRLDRDVLSLPGVRTVVLFEGVNDLKSHSGVTAADLIAGYRDIIDRSHAAGLCVVSGTVLPFKGWSEWDAQAEAVRTEVNEWIRTSGAADAVADFDKVLRSPYDAQRILPTFDGGDHLHPNDKGMQAMADSVALPSLECERG
- a CDS encoding class I SAM-dependent methyltransferase, translated to MTTTTASQEAFLRAFHAEHPAVTAAAFARGRGPDGRSSYEILCDRVTGSSRVLDLGCGDGLLLEHLAASQERHLAGVDLSPESVALARRRPALSGARLEQGRAQQLPFADGSFDACVSHMALMLMADIEQVAAEVARVLSPGGVLACVLGGGAVGGEAYELFSGSVRSALDEVPSARRVPALGDGRTRSREGLDEVLGSAGFGATDWETVRIDLSGTAEQVWGSLSGMYDLGPLDRATVAALRRGFLAGTAGTADGDGHIACAFRIHVAAARLP